In the Oryza glaberrima chromosome 6, OglaRS2, whole genome shotgun sequence genome, one interval contains:
- the LOC127775367 gene encoding uncharacterized protein LOC127775367, giving the protein MILQKRPPPPPSSSSNFQTLPPTTDKSPQTLHSLNRTPPVSPHASFLSQETKSLSGTMASRPSAAASLGLAAAVAAAAAAGFLTHVDRFGENTLVGAPPSRDAAVQLMLLRLLVAAAAMGAFNTAVALIYARLYNAGGGVNGRITRGVYLVLFASSGVLHVFLVPQLEPGVIVDGAQELLPPLAVAVAHVLLPTAAAATFFLSMMLIYAHVGAGGGAVGDMMAIPTTTVKLLTKLVLAAALVTVVLTLTATALASYAD; this is encoded by the coding sequence ATGATCCTGCAGaagcgccctcctcctcctccttcctcttcctccaatTTCCAAACCCTACCACCGACCACCGATAAAAGTCCCCAAACTCTCCACTCGCTCAACCGCACCCCTCCAGTTTCCCCACACGCCTCTTTCCTATCCCAAGAAACCAAATCTCTCAGCGGTACCATGGCGAGCCGCCCTTCGGCCGCTGCCTCCCTCGGGCTAGCGgcggctgtcgccgccgccgccgctgccggattcCTCACCCACGTCGACCGGTTCGGTGAAAACACCTTGGTTGGAGCTCCTCCGTCGCGAGACGCCGCTGTCCAGCTGATGCTCCTGCGGCTgcttgtggcggcggcggcgatgggtgcCTTCAACACCGCCGTCGCGCTCATCTACGCCCGCCTGTacaacgccggcggcggcgtgaacgGGAGGATTACACGGGGCGTTTACCTCGTCCTGTTTGCGTCTTCCGGCGTGCTTCATGTCTTCTTGGTTCCTCAGCTAGAGCCAGGCGTCATCGTCGATGGCGCTCAAGAACTTCTGCctcctctcgccgtcgccgttgcacATGTGCTTCTTCCaactgctgcggcggcgacgttcTTCCTCTCCATGATGCTCATCTACGCGCAtgtcggtgccggcggcggcgccgttggGGACATGATGGCGATCCCGACGACCACCGTGAAGCTCCTCACCAAGCTGGTACTCGCTGCTGCACTTGTCACTGTCGTTCTTACCCTCACCGCGACCGCCCTTGCCTCCTACGCCGACTGA
- the LOC127775774 gene encoding uncharacterized protein LOC127775774, producing the protein MASAPSVTAFFGLLVSMYATGFFPYVDLQSGGESCFVRAPPLDAAVHTMLLAAAAAMVAFHTSVALIYARIGGGGGGAVDRMIRPQVVYLILFLSSGVLHVFLAPQPGAIDGGQDLLPLAVAVVHVLRPAAAATTFFLSMTLIYTHVRAVGRGEGGAGAAATAAGNVPIATTTVELLAKLVLAAALVTVVLTLTSTVLAASYAD; encoded by the coding sequence ATGGCGAGCGCCCCCTCGGTCACCGCCTTCTTCGGGCTGCTGGTGTCCATGTACGCCACCGGATTCTTCCCCTACGTCGACCTGCAGTCGGGTGGCGAGAGTTGCTTCGTTCGAGCTCCGCCGCTTGACGCCGCGGTCCACACGAtgctgctggcggcggcggcggcgatggttgCCTTCCACACATCCGTCGCACTCATCTACGCCCGtatcggcggcggaggcggcggtgccgtGGACAGGATGATCCGCCCGCAGGTCGTTTACCTCATCCTGTTCTTGTCTTCCGGCGTGCTCCACGTCTTCTTGGCTCCTCAGCCAGGCGCCATCGACGGCGGCCAAGATTTGCTacccctcgccgtcgcggtTGTCCACGTGCTCCGTCCAGCTGCTGCAGCGACGACGTTCTTCCTCTCCATGACGCTCATCTACACCCATGTCCGTGCTGTTGGCCGCGGTGAAGGgggagccggcgccgccgccaccgccgccgggaacGTGCCGATCGCGACGACCACCGTGGAGCTCCTCGCCAAGCTGGTCCTCGCTGCTGCGCTTGTCACGGTCGTTCTTACCCTCACTTCCACCGTCCTTGCTGCCTCCTACGCCGACTGA